The following is a genomic window from Natator depressus isolate rNatDep1 chromosome 17, rNatDep2.hap1, whole genome shotgun sequence.
ctcattttacaaatgggaaaactaaAGCACAGAGGTGAAAAATAAGGCACACCTTTTTAACAATGGacataattaaccattgggacaacttACCcaaggaggtggtggattctccatcacttggagtctttcaTTCAAGACTGGATGGTTTTCTAAAAATATATGCCATAACTCACACAAGAAGATAGAGGCTTGAtacagaaattattgggtgaggttctacggcctgtgttatacaaaagatcagactagattatcagaaTAAGAAGTTTTAAGGCCCAAAGGAACCAATCTatgaatttacaccagttgaggacaCAGCTCACCATGGATGAGCATTCCTTTCTAACTTTAATATTTAAACCTCACAAGTTTTGCAGTAGTTATATCTTTCCTTCCTAATGAACTCCCCCTTCCACACACAAAATCAAAACTGGTTGTTTTTAGTCCAACACAGGAGAAATGGGTTTATTTCCCGTGCCCCCCACCTCAAATTTCAATTAACAGGAAAATTTCCTTCTGTGGAAACAGTGAAAgtttctattaatttcattttaatagtaaaaaacccccacacataccaaacaacccctcttcccccaccattaAGAATTTTGTTATTACACAGTAAAatacttaaaacattttaaaaacaatacattttccTTGATACAGATAATCCAGTAATATGTTAAATAGTCATCTGATTCTCAATTACTTACTTACTAGACCATGTAATTTTGACAACACATGAAAAGGTTAAAGGCTTACACAAGGAACGGAATCAGATTGACTTAAGAGGCTGACCCAGCAAGGCAACGAATgaccacaactcccactgatacCAATGGGAGTGAGGGTACTTAGCATCGTACAGTCACCTTGCAGGGCTGGGCCttcagctgagattttcaaaggaacctaagggagttaggtgccaaatTCAGGCAACCTTTGAAAAATTCCAGCCTTTATGTCACTATGCCCCGGTGTAGCACTAATGGGTTTtgggagagagctgggttcaTCTTCAATCTTATAAAAAGAATGGCTGATATAGGATCTTTGGGAGAGCAGACAGAGAAGATGGATAAGGGATGAGTTACTCCAAAGGAACTAAAGATGAAGCACCAAGTTTACGTGTGTTCGGATCTAGGGTTATGGTTTGGAACCTTCTCTACATAAGAGTTTATAGCAGTAGGAAATAAAAAAAGCCTATTGTGCTTTTCATGTTCAAACCACTTCACCAAGATAAAATTACATAACCCTCAAAGAACCCATATGAGGTAGGCatttacccccattttatagatggggaaatggaggctcagagaAGTGCAGCAACTTGCACAGCTTGCCTGGTCCTTAGACTAGTATCTGTTGTTACAGAGGTGTATCTAAAACAGTATTTTCTTAAGAGCACTTAAAATGTCACATTACAAAAACACTGCCAGATTCACCATTGGTGCAACGATTTCTGCTTAGTAAAGTGATAGGTTTGGCCCACTCTTATGGTCCGCTCCATTCTGACTGGTTAACCCTGTGAATTGAGTGCACACACATTTTCACATCAGTAAGGTGGAACCTCCTTCCGGGAGGACAGGGTTGTCTTCATTTACTCTTCTTTGGTCCACTTCTCTGTTCAGGCCCTTCTGCCCTTTTCCTTCTCCAATCACAGATCTCTGAGTAGCTACATGATTGGCATTTCCATGCTTCCTCAATTTCCACTCCCTGTACCTCCCTTCGTCCTTTCCAGTAAGCAAGGTAGTactgcgctctctctctcaccttttcTTCTTCAAACTGAACCACCTCTGTCCCGAGCAGGGTGTTACTTTCCTGGTGGCTGTATTCGATTTTCAAACAGTCAATGCTGGGGATGTCGGAGAGCGTCATGTTTAGATACATCAGCTCCAGGAGGTCCCCAAAGCAGGTTACCGTGAAGCCTATTTTCTGAGCGTGTTCCCTAATGTGCGATCCCAGTGGCTGCTCCGGCCTCAGATGGATGTGACTGGTGATAACATCTGGTTTCAGTTGTCCTTGCACCATGGCATCAAAAATGTATTTATACAGACAGACCTGaaatgggggaagaaaaaaaagataataAGCAATCCGCTATAGCAAAATGCGTCAAGCTGGGTTGTACTCCcctaggctacgtctacacttacaGCTGGGGTGGGACTCCCAGCTTGCACAGACATACTCCACTTTCACTCACctgaactagcatgctaaaaatagtagggCAACACTGGCAGCGGTGGCACAGGTTAGTCGCCATGAGTACGTACCCTCCAGGTTCAGAGGGGTTTGTACTCCGAGCGGCAGGCCCAATCTGCTGCTGTCCACGCTCCACTAATTTTAGCTCAGATGAGAGCAAGCGTGAGTATGTCTGCACGAGCTGGGAATCCGCCCCCTCTCTCAGAGGGTAGGCATAGCCTCAGACTTCACTGGAAACTCCAGCCCTAAACCATCAGGCTACTCAGTGCAACACTTCCTTGAAAGCCGAGTGTATTATACATAGAAATGCCCCTCTCCGTAAGGTTATATGTCAGCTCCAAATAAATGAATCACCCAGGAAAATGTGGAGGAGCTAGTAAAAGAAGTTATTTGCATGTACATTTTTAGGTGTAAATAAAGTGTGTTCAAAATTGAGGCGCGAGTCTGATACAATGAGTCTTAATCAGCTGAACTTTAAAAGGTGGGGTTTTCACAGCTGCCCGAATTCTAAATGGGAAGCAGGCAGCCAAATAAATCCTTTAGGCAGCTTTGATGATACGCAGCTGAAAGCAGATCTCAAATTACACGAATAGGGTGCACTTGTAGTTAAAATAAAAACTTAATGTTGCACAACCAATCCAAGTGCTGTGGGATTTGATGGCAATAGTTTAGTAGGTGATGTATGTCTCTGCAAGTCAGCATTGAACCAATGATCTAGAGGGGCCATGGACTGCTGGAGTTTTATCTTCTGCATGAGATACTAAACCAGTGTCCTGACAACCTGTCTTTGAAGATCCTAGGACACTTTTCCCAAGAGAAGGGTTGTTAACGCTGATGCCTGGTCTGAATTCCAGTTTGGGTTGTTACACTCCACCTACATGGAGTTCCCCTTCTAGTTTCAACTAaatacttcctgtcctaaacagcTGTGTAAAATGGTGGCTGGCTGTCAAACAACTATTCTCTTTCATTCCAGAGATGGTTGCAATTCACATATAATTTGTACAATAATCTGTAGAATGTTTTTGGTGTAAGAGGGACAATATAACTACAAAAAGTCATTATATTACACTACTTCTTTAGGAACCCATCAGTTGCTTGTTTTCTGAGCAAATATTTGTCACTGGATAGACCCCTCTATGGATTTGAACATATTTTACCCACCTGGAAATAATCTCTCTTTTTCTGTGCTCCGGAAGGCATAAAAGGTCGGCCTCGGGTTTTTAGCTCTCTCAGCTCCAGCTCTCCCTTGGCACTATAGCACAGCTCATCAATAATTCCCATCAGGAAGACATCTTCTATAATTCCAAAGACTGGAAGCTCCCGCACGCAACCACCTGGAATACAAAATGGGATACCCATACATTTTATGAGGCTCGCTGGCTTTTGATTGAAGATTTAAGTAACACTGCAGACTTCTTGGAATTGTACTACAGATGCATTTTAAGAATTTGCATTTAGACACCTGATTAAGAGAATGCTTGCATGCCTCCCCAAGgagtttcagttttaataatctaaggtgGTTATTAGAAATTCAGGCAAGggaatttaaaatacatatttttgtctTGACAATCTCTAATTGTTATCCTTTCAAGCTAGCACAAAGATCACAACAAATTTTTATAcataaactctctctctctcacacacacacacacacacacacacacacagagtaaaacaaagattaaaaaaaagtatgaCAATACCTTTTGCCTGCCTACATACCTGCTTGTAGAACTGGAATCACAGAAAGAAGATTCAGTATTTTTATCGCCCACGAATCTTCCTTGCTGGTCGTATGTACTTTCACTACATCATGAACTTCTAGTTCTGGTTTCAAGAGAGATaaaacaattattattttttatcacaGTCCTACCTTGAGGCTGCAAATGATCTCTGggtcccattgtgcaaggcaccaTGAAGCATGGTAAAAGAGCTTCAGTGTAAATACACAAGATAGACAACAGGTGGGAAGGgaatcagacacagagatgagtACCCAAGGGTACTCAACAGATCAGTtggagagccaggaatagaagaacccctgtctcctgacccccagtccagtgccctctcTGTGAAAATAATCACCAATTTTAGAAAACGGTACAAAATTAGGCCTCTTTCCTCGACCCTGGTGCAATATATCAATCCACTGAGGATTACAaggaacattttcttttttccagggACACCCGTAAATTAAATATAGTCCAGAAGTGGGCATAGTAGGATAGTTAATGCAGCGTCTGTTATACTGCTCTTTAATGCAAGTATGTGCTTTTGGGTGACTCTTGTGAAACTCGGCTTACTGTTATACCTGTGCATCCCTGCTGACATCAGTAGGTTTGTACAGGTATAGCTGTGGGTAGAATTTGACCCAGCACATTACAAGTAAATTAATTTGTTCACAAACATATTAAAGCTTTccaaaatatttgcagaaaacaTAATGAAACAACGCACTGTATAATAAACTACACAGAAAAggctggggagaaaaaaaacaaaatggaagtTTTTACTGCAACATCCTGGTAGTTTTACCTCTTGCTAGATGTATGCTCTTCCCTGTGTTTAATAACACGACTGTCTCTGGTGCCTGCAGCTGAGGGAGCTCCCTCCCATAAACCATTTGTTGTTCGCACCAACTCTGAGTGGACAGATCAGTCACGCAAAGGTAGTTCAGGTCATATTTTTCCAGGGGAGTCTGTGCTCTCTTCCTTTTCACCTTCCCGGATTCCAGAGGCAGGTCACTTGAGGAGTTTGGCTTTCCACAGTGTCTATAATGAAATACATTAATTGTTTCCCCCCCTCTAGAgtactttaaaaatacaattgtttTGCAGTTTGCACAGTAAGTTTCTCCGGCAAAGCCACTAcacaaagatgaaatagtaaacTGATGAGCAATATCAGTCTCTCTTTAAAGTCTGTGCCAAGTTAGGGACACACTGGTATAGTTCCTACTGTCCTCTGTGAAAGCCCCAGTAAGGAGCAGTCATTTATTTTCAGTGAGCATGAGCCAGATTAGGGCAAGTTTGGACCTGTCTCACACCCTCCCATGGGAATGTCCAGCTCAGCCCCGGAGCAAAAGGAAAGTCTCCCTGAGTTAGGAATCTAGATGCTGGGAGCAGGGAACAATTGCTCGGATGGAGATTTGATCTTCAGGACTCCTTGGGGAGGCTACAAGCCttggctcccccccagccctgtttaAGGCAGGGGGCCAGTTCGCTGCCCCCTGCCTTCGGGAGCAAAGGGGGTACAGGACCCTACCCTGCTTTGGCAAGCACCCAGGATGCAGCCCAATTTGGGGGCTGCTTCCCagaggcctgggggggggggaagaggggcagctcTTCTAGGAGCAGCCAAAGAAGGCCCCGGGGTTACCGGGGAAGAGCCATGGCAAGCTGGAGTTGGGAtgcagcatgggggtggggggcgagctCCGGGAGCTGCCGCCCCTCtaggctttggggggggggtttacagGCGAACCCCgaagctggggagaggggggcagcgCCTACCCCGGCTGCAGCGCGTCGTCCCCCGCCTCCTCCAGCAGCCGCAGCAGCTCGGAGTCGCTGAGCTCGCCAGGCTCGGAGCCCGGCCCCGCCATGGACGCTTGAATCGCAGCCCGTGCTCCGCCTCCCCCTGCGCGCTGGGGCGAGCACGgctcggaggaggaggagaggaggaggggcagggggctgttcTCCGCCCGGGtcccttccctccagctccctcccatggtgttctccttcctcctccccttctctaGTCCCACGCCCTAGGACCCCGCACAGCAGAGACTGCAGAAATGGGCATGAATAAGGACCAGTAATGGAGACACGGGGTCAGCCCCCAAGCCGCCTGAGAAGCCCAGCCCCAGCAGAGGCATTATGCATtgtgaaaaggaggacttctggcaccttagagactaaccttagagacttgagcataagctttcgtgagctacagctcacttcatcggatgcataaagtggaaaatacagtgaggagatttatatacacacagaccacgaAAAAGTGGgcgtttatcatacacattgtaaggagagtgatcacttaagatgagctattaccagcaggagagtggggtggggggagagaaaaccttttgaagtgataatcaaggtgggccatttccaggagttaacatgaacgtctgaggaacagtggggggggggggggactaaacagggggaaatagttttactttgtataatgactcaaccactcccagtctctattcaagcctaagttaactgtatccgatttgcaaattaattccaattcagcagtctctcgttggagtctgttttcgaagtttttttgttgaagaatagtcacttttggatcagaaatcgagtggccagacagattgaagtgttctccgactggtttatgaatgttataattcttgatgtctgatttgtgtccatttattcttttacgtagagactgtccagtttgcccaatgtacatggcagaggggcattgctggcacatgatggcatatatcacattggtagatgtgcaggtgaatgagcctctgatagtgtggctgatggtgtggctatcagaggctcgttaattataacattcaaaaaccagtcggagaacacttcaacctccctggtcactctatttcagacctaaaagtcacaagtctcccaaaaaaaaaagaaaaaaaacccctcaaaaacagactccaacgagagactgctgaattggaattaatttgcaaatcggataccattaacttaggcttgaatagagactgggagcggttgagtcattatacaaagtaaaactatttccccttgtttattcctcccctccctccccactgttcctcagacgttcttgttaactcctggaaatgtgctggaaatggcccaccttgattatcacttcaaaagtttctctctcccccccccccactctcctgctggtaatagctcatcttaagcaatcactctccttacactgtgtatgataaacacccactttttcatggtctgtgtgtatacaaatctcctcactgtattttccactttatgcatccgatgaagtgagcggtagctcacgaaagcttatgctcaaataaattggttagtctctaaggtgccacaagtcctccttttctttttgcgaatacagactaacacggctgctactctgaaacctgtcattatgcattgtattcgcccccgccccccagcagagGTTTCTGGCTCTTTTACTCTTCGCTTTCAGCTTGTCCAGCCAATATCAGGGAATGGAAAGGCAGGGTATCCTACCAGGTCCCAGGCTGTATTTGATATTAAACTGATATCCCCCATTAGCAAATCCTGATTCGGCCTTCCTCAGGCAGCTTCGCCAACTCTCCTGAATTTACTGCGATCCTGGCAGTATGGGGTGTCTTttgtaaagccccagctcctggattcacagccctgcaaatctgcagatatccgctttatatccatGGACCCATTTTGGGGGAATTGCGGATACAAAATTTTTATCCGTGCAGGGCCCTAGTCATGTGAATACACGagagtttcatagaatcatagaatatcagggttggaagggacctcaggaggtcatctagtccaaccccctgctcaaagcagggccaatccccaactcatctttcattaaaaaaaaaaaaaaaagtttctagcagaaaaaaaaaagcttgaaaatgtgatccaagTGCATCCTCAAGGCTCAGAAAGCAGAAGTCAAAACAATATATATAGGGTTCaactcatttgttttaaaaactcaTGCTTTTGTAAGCCAGTCTCATAATATTTTGTAGCCTGACATGATGTTAAACAACATTCTAATAGCGTGTGATTTTTATGGGGCGCACGCACCTTTCCTGTGCTTTGTTCCTGTCCTTGGGTGTAAATCAACATTTTCTCAGCACAGCTCTGAGAATAGGAAGTGTTACTTTAGGTGTTCTTCACTGCTGGTTATGCTAGGGCTGTCAGGTTAAAGCAGGAGCTACTGTCTGCATGAGTCTCAAGGGTAGCAATGTCGTGACACAGCAAAACCAGATAAAGATGTGTCAGGTGAAAGGTTTATCCGAAGGGAGGCTGTGTCTAGGGAATTAGTGGGTGAGTCAGTCACACGCAGGTGTCTCCGGCTCAATGCTGGAAACCTGACAGAGCTGACAAGCTGAATGTATTTGTTCAAAGTCACGCTGGAAAGAATACGATTAGGCTAAGCTTTTAAAAGCCTTGACCCCCAGCTCACATCAACACAGAAACAAGTTTCACACCTCCCTTCTTGTTCTGCTGTCTCCTTGCCTCTACTGCAGGTAAGTAATGCCATTTCTTCACATGACAGAGCCTTACATATGACTCCTTCAGACTTCACTTCTGTTTTCTAAGCTCTTCCTGCACGGATGTTATAACCTATTCACTGTGTCTGCGGCTGAGGACTGAAGCTGGGTtattaaaaatggatttaaaatgtattcctcccccccccacataatTTTCCATGTCTGTTGCAACAATAGGAGAATGTCTTCAAAGGCAAAGGAGGAGCATGGCAGCTGTACAGACAGGGATGCCTGATAGCACTTTCTCCTAGACCTTGTCTGACAAGGGTTCTTTAATCTTTACCAAATGCTATACTGTTCTGCCTTCCCAGATCCATTGGCTGTCAACATTCACATGAGAAACTTAAGTCTCTCTAAATTAAGTTAGATTGAGTTGGTTATGCTAGAGGAGAAAGTATTATCTTCTGTCTACTAATTCTAACCATAAAAGAACATCCTGGGGGAAAGTTATGATATAATGGGTACCTGGCAGAATCTGGTTGCTACATTGCAATAGACCACGTGCTGACTCAAAATAAGTTAAGCAAAATACATTACTCCAGACAAGTTACGGAATGACCATTGAGCATGTCTGACCCTGACACTATTGTTTGCCCAAAGGAATGGTAAACAAGAAGCAAAGTGTGCCAGCCCCTCATTGCTAAGCACCGTTCTAAATAGATGGTCAGTCTTCTCATCAGCTCTTCAAAGCAAGCCTGAGGTGTGCTTTATCAAAGACAGGCTAGATGCAGATAGTGTTAGTTTAATGAAAtcacagatttttaaggccagaagggaccactgtgatcattgagtctgacctccagtataacacaggctataaaAGCTCACCCAGTAATCTTTACCGTAAGCCATAATTCTGATTGGGTTAGAGTATCCCTTTTAGAAAGGCAATCAGGACAGGTCTACATGACAAACCTACATCAGTATAAGTATGTGGCTCAGGGGTATGAGCGATGCAGTTGTACTGACCTAAGCCGCAGTGTAGCTAGCGCTCGGTTGACAGGAGaacttctcctgttgacatagctaccaccacttcTCACGGAGGGGGATtaactatgttgatgggagaagctctcctgtcagtgtagtagcatcttcactaagcttTTTAAGAGTAGGCCTGCCCCCCAGTATTGAttgaaagacttcaagtgatggagaatccaccgcacCTCTTGGacagttgttccaatggttaattaccttcgctggtgaaaaaaattgcatcttattggaatttatctagcttcagctttttACCATTGGACCTCATTCTGATTTTTACTGCTAGATCAAAGAACCATTACTATCAAACATCtcttcctcatgtaggtacttgtagattgtgatcaagtcacctcttaaccctTCTCTTGCATAAACTAAATTGACTGAGCTTCGTAGGTCTCCGACAGCAGTGCCCATGACAGGTAATAGAAAGTTTTGAGGAGGTAGGATATGATAAAGTATTACTCTTCTGTCAGAGAAGAGTTAATGTTGGCAGAACAAACAAGGATACAAGCTGGGAAGGATTATGCCTTTATTCAGGCTCTCCAATATAGGCACCATACCAGCTTCTCTTCATGAAAACCTCACTCTGTTAAAAGCCTGTTGGTTATTTAAATCCACTTTCCTGGGAGAACTCCACAAAGGGAATCATCTCAAGGTTATACAAAACAATGGGAGAGGGCTCATACAAAAGCTCTTAGAGATCTCTCTTTCTGGCAGAGACATGGATGTAGTTTTTTCCCTACCCACAAATTAAAATTGAGTGTGGCAATAAATGTTTAGTGCTCTTAAACTTGGCAAGGGAGATGCTGATTAATGTTACCAGGTGCACGTATATAATACAAGCTAGAATGTATTTTACGTCTCTAGATACCTTTCCTTTTTTATTGGAAAGAGTACGGAGGCTTAGGCTGTACATCATGCACATGGTACAACGCTCCCTTGACCAGGGACTTTTTACAGCTTAGCATGGACACTAACATCTGTTTACTGTGGGCTTCTACCCAGCTATCTCTCGGATGGGCTACTACTGAGACTTGGCCAATAGCCCACTGCTGCAAGTGTCCCTATTAATATCACTCTAGGCCAGAAAGAGCTTAGTGTAACAGATGTATCATTCATTATAAAGGAATGGCCACCTTATGGGAACATGGAATTCCCTGAAGACACTTTCTTTTTTACACTGTGACAAGAATAAAAAGTGAGCAAACCGGACTGCTGTTACACAGAGAAAGTAATACCCAAACCTTATAATACGTGACCATTGTAAAGTTAATCCAGAGGCAATAATGCTGCAGTGACAATTAGCTTTTGATCTTCGGTCTACAGTTTTATATTCCACAGCACTGTATTTCCTGAAAATGTAGGACATGCTGGTCTTTTTTCAGGCTACAAATCCACTGCATCTATTTAGTCACTTATAACACGAAATCACAGAAACCCATATTCACTACAATTGTTGGCTGAAATTCTTAGAGAGATTCAATACCCAGttcctattaattttaaaaagaattgtgtATCCAAATCTCCTCgccagctttgaaaatcccagccctgtTGGGATTTTGAGGCACTTAAAAAGTGAATTGGAGACCAGTCACCCAGGCACAGGAACATAACAGGGATCACCCAATAATAAACGGCTGTAATGTGATGTCAGTACACGTTGCACCACCTATATTTGGGGACATCTGGGGGCATGTCACTAAAGCATCAACAAATGATTTCCAATGCGTAACACCATTCCTATTAGTACTACTTCTCGAAAAGGGCTGAAGAACAAAGTGATATTTTCAGGGTTAACTAAAGGCCCTTGCATCAAAATAGCTGACTTTTCCAAGGATTTTGGGATTAGCCTTATGATTAAAGGTACCTGCACCATGGTGTACACTGTTAACACGGCAGGAGTGCCTGACCTTTACTGAACCAAGGGTTGCATCAGAAATGTTCCAGAGCCTTGAATTTGCATTAAAAGGAGCAGAAtgtatttttcctctcttttaataGGGAACTACAGCCAGAAGGGTGAGAGGTCTCAGCATGCAATGCTTCATCTTGATCTGAGGAACAGGTGTGCTGGGAAGGGTTGCCTCTCAGTAATAAAGACAAGGTCACACATGGGTCCAATTGTACAATACTTATATGCTTTCTTTGCACGGTGCTTTGGCAACTGTTCTATGACAATCCCCAGCGTTCGGGAAAATAGCAGCCAGGGtgaatacagacacacaaaagtTTCAGACCAACAAGTtccaaaagggaaaacaaaatcctTCTACAGCAGAAGCAGTTTCTCAAGGTATTCATCTTCACAGCAGGAAGAAAAGACCTGAAGTGTCAACACCTTCATTATAGAAATTATTAGACCATTTATCTCTGTAAACCTACTGAAGAGGTTACACTGGCCACCTGTCTGCACGTTTATTTAAGAAACTGCCTCACAGGAAGAAATACAGAGACAAAGCAGAGctgtctctcacacacgcacacaaatatGTACACAACATTTAGTAAGTACCATGGAGTCAGGTTTTGTCAAGAGGGAGGCTACTCAGTGCTTCTATTCACTGGATAACCAGCCAGCTCAGACTCAGACATTTTACGCTTCCAGAAACATCTAGCCCCAGaccctcaaatgtatttaggtacctaaatatctttgaggatccgGGCTCTAGTTCACACAGGGCATTCTCAGAGGCTGAATAAGTATTTACACCATCACTTGATACCTATCCCTAgaacacc
Proteins encoded in this region:
- the EXO5 gene encoding exonuclease V — encoded protein: MAGPGSEPGELSDSELLRLLEEAGDDALQPGHCGKPNSSSDLPLESGKVKRKRAQTPLEKYDLNYLCVTDLSTQSWCEQQMVYGRELPQLQAPETVVLLNTGKSIHLARELEVHDVVKVHTTSKEDSWAIKILNLLSVIPVLQAGGCVRELPVFGIIEDVFLMGIIDELCYSAKGELELRELKTRGRPFMPSGAQKKRDYFQVCLYKYIFDAMVQGQLKPDVITSHIHLRPEQPLGSHIREHAQKIGFTVTCFGDLLELMYLNMTLSDIPSIDCLKIEYSHQESNTLLGTEVVQFEEEKVRERAQYYLAYWKGRREVQGVEIEEAWKCQSCSYSEICDWRRKRAEGPEQRSGPKKSK